One window of the Campylobacter concisus genome contains the following:
- a CDS encoding amino acid ABC transporter ATP-binding protein, which yields MSENILELKKINKFYGELHALKDINLEVKSGEVVVLLGPSGCGKSTTLRCINGLESIASGEIIIDGEVIDAKFNDWQRIRQKVGMVFQSYELFDHMNVIDNVLLGPLKVQKRDRAEAEKTADMWLSKVGLLDKKFAYPKELSGGQKQRIAIVRSLCLNPEIMLFDEVTAALDPEIVREVLDVILNLAKDGMTMLIVTHEMSFARAVANKIVFMDAGAIVEISEPEEFFTNPKSDRAKKFLNLFSF from the coding sequence ATGAGCGAAAACATATTAGAACTTAAAAAAATAAACAAATTTTATGGAGAGCTTCACGCCTTAAAAGACATAAATTTAGAGGTAAAAAGCGGTGAAGTGGTCGTGCTTCTTGGCCCATCAGGCTGTGGCAAGAGCACAACTCTTAGATGCATTAACGGCCTTGAAAGCATCGCAAGTGGCGAGATAATAATCGATGGCGAAGTAATTGATGCTAAATTTAATGATTGGCAAAGGATCCGCCAAAAAGTCGGTATGGTCTTTCAAAGCTACGAGCTGTTTGATCACATGAACGTCATAGACAACGTCCTTCTTGGGCCTTTAAAAGTACAAAAAAGAGATAGGGCCGAGGCTGAAAAAACCGCTGATATGTGGCTAAGCAAGGTTGGACTGCTTGATAAGAAATTTGCCTATCCAAAGGAACTAAGTGGCGGCCAAAAGCAGCGTATAGCTATAGTAAGAAGCCTTTGCTTAAACCCTGAAATTATGCTATTTGACGAGGTTACGGCTGCGCTTGATCCAGAGATCGTTAGAGAAGTGCTTGATGTGATACTAAATTTAGCTAAAGATGGTATGACAATGCTAATAGTCACCCACGAGATGAGCTTTGCAAGAGCGGTTGCAAACAAGATCGTTTTTATGGACGCTGGAGCGATCGTGGAGATCAGCGAACCAGAGGAATTTTTTACCAACCCAAAGAGCGACCGTGCGAAGAAATTTCTAAATTTATTCTCGTTTTAG